One genomic window of Actinomycetota bacterium includes the following:
- a CDS encoding class I SAM-dependent methyltransferase has translation MSQSHHDYTDQAARYDRTRSASPSVLRPLRAALSGAPGKHLVDVGGGTGNYSAALARDGFRPIVLDVSPEMLGRARTKGLAVLRGSAASLPVRDGVADAVSMVSMLHLVVEWRSALSEARRVLRPGGALAIMAYTRDQLEVLWVLDYFPDTREWLAPEHQSIDELVTELRGAQVTPFEFEDLDDGSMAALCRHPHLILDSRRRAQTSYFERLERSDPDALRRGLDELERDLARGRRPQDEVSEARSRLGDGCVIAWTKPI, from the coding sequence ATGAGCCAGAGTCACCACGACTACACCGACCAGGCCGCGCGGTACGACAGGACCCGGTCCGCCAGCCCCTCTGTGCTGCGGCCTCTGCGGGCGGCACTGTCCGGGGCTCCCGGCAAACATCTGGTGGACGTAGGCGGAGGGACCGGGAACTACTCAGCGGCTCTGGCCCGAGACGGGTTCCGCCCCATCGTGCTGGACGTCTCCCCTGAAATGCTTGGCCGCGCGCGGACAAAGGGGCTGGCGGTCCTCAGAGGCAGCGCCGCGAGCCTGCCGGTGCGAGACGGGGTGGCGGATGCCGTGTCAATGGTTTCGATGCTCCATCTGGTGGTCGAGTGGCGTTCGGCGCTCTCAGAGGCGCGGCGGGTCCTGAGACCGGGCGGGGCGCTCGCGATCATGGCCTACACGCGCGACCAGCTGGAGGTCCTGTGGGTCCTGGACTACTTCCCGGACACGCGCGAATGGCTGGCTCCCGAGCACCAGTCGATCGACGAGCTCGTGACGGAGCTTCGGGGGGCGCAAGTCACGCCGTTCGAGTTCGAGGACCTGGATGACGGTTCGATGGCGGCTCTCTGCCGCCACCCGCACCTGATCCTGGACTCCCGGCGCCGCGCGCAGACGAGCTACTTCGAGCGACTGGAGAGGTCGGACCCGGACGCGTTGCGCAGGGGGCTGGACGAGCTCGAGCGTGACCTGGCGCGAGGGCGGCGGCCACAGGACGAGGTATCGGAGGCGCGATCCAGGCTGGGGGACGGCTGCGTCATCGCCTGGACCAAGCCGATATAG
- a CDS encoding CAP domain-containing protein codes for MTRRLIAFAAALTLGLASAPVVHAHPVSGSSHNATGASAVESRVLTLINNGRASIGKGRLSSHDGLRSVARQHSVSMSRHGGLTHAGFHDRVRRAGFSGNFAACENVAYFRPAQGASTERVAQKLYSLWLNSPGHKRCMFDLRSRGFNRAGVGVFLDRSGRWWGTFEAARRA; via the coding sequence ATGACACGTCGTCTGATTGCGTTCGCCGCCGCGCTCACGCTCGGTCTTGCCTCGGCTCCCGTGGTGCACGCGCACCCGGTCTCCGGCTCGTCCCACAACGCAACCGGGGCCTCAGCGGTCGAGTCGCGCGTGCTCACCCTGATCAACAACGGACGGGCTTCGATCGGCAAGGGACGGCTCAGCTCCCACGACGGGCTGCGGTCCGTCGCGCGCCAGCACTCCGTGAGCATGTCTCGCCACGGAGGCCTCACCCACGCCGGTTTCCACGACCGCGTCAGGCGGGCCGGGTTCAGCGGCAACTTCGCGGCATGCGAGAACGTCGCCTACTTCCGCCCCGCACAGGGAGCATCCACGGAGCGGGTGGCCCAGAAGCTGTACAGCCTCTGGCTCAACTCCCCCGGGCACAAGCGCTGCATGTTCGACCTGCGCAGCCGGGGGTTCAACCGGGCCGGCGTAGGAGTCTTCCTCGACCGGTCCGGACGCTGGTGGGGGACTTTCGAGGCCGCCCGCCGCGCCTGA
- a CDS encoding ThuA domain-containing protein → MSRRSIALTLAALLLTAACAQQKPKPATRVRASEASASPTTEPTVSPSPASPSPAGTPVSLRARTPTPSTTAAPTPQPTAGPPAVLVFTLRRGFVHDSVPAALEALKRLESHGLPVVHSEDPGVFTDVGLKRFLAVVFLHTTGDVLNGDQQAAFERYIRAGGGYAGIHSAADTEYDWPWYGGLVGAYFKSHPAIQNAKMIVEKADHPSTSRLPNEWFRTDEWYDFRENPRPKVRVLVTVREDSYQGGTMGADHPVSWCHTYQGGRSWYTSGGHSASAWSEDLFAEHVVGGIRSVARPGFCV, encoded by the coding sequence GTGAGCAGACGCTCGATCGCCCTGACCCTGGCAGCCCTGCTCCTGACCGCGGCTTGCGCGCAGCAGAAGCCGAAACCGGCGACACGTGTGCGCGCCTCGGAGGCGTCTGCCAGTCCGACCACCGAGCCCACGGTTTCGCCGAGCCCGGCGAGCCCGTCTCCCGCGGGGACTCCGGTTTCGCTTCGCGCACGGACACCGACGCCTTCGACGACCGCCGCCCCCACACCTCAGCCGACCGCCGGGCCTCCCGCCGTGCTCGTGTTCACCCTGCGCAGGGGTTTCGTCCACGACTCGGTTCCCGCGGCCCTGGAGGCGCTGAAGCGGCTGGAGTCCCATGGCCTTCCGGTCGTCCACAGCGAGGATCCGGGAGTCTTCACGGACGTGGGCCTGAAGCGGTTTTTGGCCGTCGTGTTCCTGCACACGACCGGAGACGTGCTCAACGGAGACCAGCAGGCTGCTTTTGAGCGCTACATCCGGGCCGGCGGCGGCTACGCCGGCATCCACTCGGCGGCCGACACCGAGTACGACTGGCCCTGGTACGGGGGCCTCGTGGGGGCCTACTTCAAGTCCCACCCGGCGATCCAGAACGCCAAGATGATCGTGGAGAAGGCAGACCACCCGTCCACTTCCCGGCTGCCCAACGAGTGGTTCCGGACCGACGAGTGGTACGACTTCCGCGAAAACCCCCGTCCGAAGGTCAGGGTCCTGGTGACTGTCCGTGAGGACAGCTACCAGGGGGGCACGATGGGTGCGGACCACCCGGTCTCCTGGTGCCATACCTACCAGGGAGGCCGCTCGTGGTACACGTCCGGCGGCCATTCGGCGTCCGCCTGGTCGGAGGACCTCTTCGCCGAGCACGTCGTCGGGGGCATCCGGTCGGTGGCCCGTCCGGGGTTCTGCGTCTGA
- the uvrB gene encoding excinuclease ABC subunit UvrB, with the protein MTSRDFSFRPGFDLAGDQPKAVEELSAALAAGERFVTLLGATGTGKTATMAAVAERLQRPALLIAPNKTLAAQLTTELKEFFPDNAVEYFVSYYDYYQPEAYVPQTDTYIEKDSSINDEVDRLRHSATAAVLTRRDAVVVASVSCIFGLGSPEQYRGQILSLEVGGEMPRDLIVRRLVDLRYDRNDMNLTRGRFRVRGDTLELHPAYEELVLRAELFGDEVERLTWINPVTGEVVGETKSVNVFPASHYVAGDTTMQRAMASIEAELSQRLSELQAQDKLLEAQRLRMRTHYDLEMMREIGYCSGIENYSRHVDGRAPGEAPYTLLDYFPDDYIVFIDESHMTVPQLHGMYEGDRSRKETLVEHGFRLPSAMDNRPLRFEEFMEKVGQVCFISATPAAFELRKSTCVAQQIVRPTGLVDPEVIVRPTRGQIDDLIAEIRRRVEREQRVLVTTLTKKMAEDLTDYLLEMGIRVRYLHSEVDTVQRIEILRDLRLGEFDVLVGINLLREGLDLPEVTLVAILDADKEGFLRSATSLIQIIGRTARNVEGQVVMYADQVTDSMRDALEETRRRREIQVAYNTEHGIKPETIRKNVTDILLQTRPAGAPVPGKGSRRGRRQERSDMPLDELQRLIMVLEEEMRDAARDLRFEYAARLRDEVTDLKRELREVHGQPVGVKP; encoded by the coding sequence ATGACATCGCGCGATTTCAGCTTCCGGCCCGGGTTCGACCTGGCCGGCGACCAGCCCAAAGCCGTCGAGGAACTCTCCGCCGCCCTGGCGGCGGGTGAGCGGTTCGTAACGCTGCTCGGCGCCACCGGCACCGGCAAAACGGCCACCATGGCCGCGGTGGCGGAGCGGCTCCAGCGCCCCGCGCTGCTCATAGCACCGAACAAGACGCTCGCGGCTCAGCTCACGACCGAGCTGAAGGAGTTCTTTCCCGACAACGCCGTCGAGTACTTCGTGAGCTACTACGACTACTACCAGCCGGAGGCGTACGTCCCTCAGACGGACACCTACATCGAGAAGGACTCGTCCATCAACGACGAGGTGGACCGCTTGCGCCACTCGGCGACCGCGGCGGTGCTGACCCGGCGCGACGCCGTGGTCGTGGCCTCGGTCTCTTGCATCTTCGGCCTTGGCTCCCCGGAGCAGTACAGGGGACAGATCCTGTCACTGGAGGTCGGCGGGGAGATGCCGCGCGACCTGATCGTCCGGCGGCTGGTGGACCTGCGCTACGACCGCAACGACATGAACCTCACCCGGGGACGGTTCCGTGTCCGCGGCGACACGCTGGAGCTGCATCCCGCCTACGAGGAGCTCGTCCTGCGGGCGGAGCTTTTCGGCGACGAGGTCGAGCGGCTCACGTGGATCAACCCGGTGACCGGCGAGGTCGTGGGGGAGACGAAGTCGGTGAACGTGTTCCCGGCCAGCCACTACGTGGCCGGCGACACGACCATGCAGCGCGCGATGGCGTCCATTGAGGCGGAGCTGAGTCAGCGGCTGTCGGAGCTGCAGGCGCAGGACAAGCTGCTGGAGGCGCAGCGCCTGCGAATGCGGACCCACTACGACCTGGAGATGATGCGGGAGATCGGCTACTGCTCCGGCATCGAGAACTACTCGCGCCACGTCGACGGGCGGGCGCCGGGCGAGGCCCCCTACACGCTGCTGGACTACTTCCCCGACGACTACATCGTCTTCATCGACGAGTCGCACATGACGGTGCCGCAGCTGCACGGGATGTACGAAGGCGACCGCTCACGCAAGGAGACCCTGGTCGAGCACGGGTTCCGGCTCCCCTCGGCGATGGACAACCGGCCCCTGCGTTTCGAGGAGTTCATGGAGAAGGTCGGACAGGTGTGCTTCATCTCTGCGACCCCGGCTGCTTTCGAGCTGCGCAAGTCCACCTGCGTGGCCCAGCAGATCGTCCGCCCCACAGGGCTGGTGGACCCCGAGGTGATCGTGCGTCCGACCCGTGGACAGATCGACGACCTGATCGCTGAGATCCGGCGCCGCGTCGAACGCGAGCAGCGCGTTCTAGTGACCACGCTGACCAAGAAGATGGCCGAGGACCTCACCGACTACCTGCTGGAGATGGGGATCCGGGTGCGGTACCTGCACTCCGAGGTCGACACGGTCCAGCGGATCGAGATCCTGCGCGACCTGAGGCTCGGCGAGTTCGATGTGCTCGTCGGGATCAACCTGCTCCGCGAGGGCCTGGACCTGCCGGAGGTGACGCTGGTGGCCATCCTGGACGCCGACAAGGAGGGGTTCCTGCGCTCGGCCACCTCTCTCATCCAGATCATCGGGCGGACGGCGCGCAACGTCGAGGGGCAGGTGGTCATGTACGCCGATCAGGTCACCGACTCGATGCGCGACGCGCTGGAGGAGACGAGGCGACGCCGCGAGATACAGGTCGCGTACAACACCGAGCACGGGATCAAGCCGGAGACGATCCGCAAGAACGTGACGGACATCCTTCTGCAGACTCGTCCGGCCGGGGCCCCGGTGCCCGGCAAGGGCTCCCGGAGGGGTCGCCGGCAGGAGCGCTCCGACATGCCGCTGGACGAACTGCAGCGGCTGATCATGGTTTTGGAGGAGGAGATGCGCGACGCGGCGCGGGACCTGCGATTTGAGTACGCGGCCCGGCTCCGCGACGAGGTCACGGACCTGAAGCGGGAGTTGCGGGAGGTCCACGGCCAACCCGTGGGGGTGAAGCCGTGA
- a CDS encoding HAD-IA family hydrolase, whose protein sequence is MVFFDAGETLLRAEPSFPELAAKVIRSRGHQAGSDDVIRTSRELGSHFRRAADEGRTFSASADESKAFWTAFYTDMLGHLGIDDPEAPEVLFQTFSNPDNYGLFDDVLPALDQLQAAGLRLGIISNFEGWLEGLLRRLGILNRFDVVAISGPLAVEKPDPRIFKWAVEQAGVSADRCVHVGDQPYFDAEAATACGLHGVLLDRYGRWPDVREFPVIPTLRELPTVAARLGA, encoded by the coding sequence ATGGTGTTCTTCGACGCAGGGGAGACGCTCCTGCGGGCCGAGCCCTCGTTCCCGGAGCTGGCCGCGAAGGTCATCCGGTCGCGAGGACACCAGGCCGGCAGCGACGACGTCATCCGGACCAGCCGCGAGCTCGGCTCCCACTTCCGCCGCGCGGCAGACGAGGGCAGGACGTTCTCTGCTTCCGCCGACGAGTCCAAGGCATTCTGGACGGCTTTCTACACCGACATGCTCGGCCACCTGGGCATCGACGACCCGGAGGCCCCGGAGGTCCTTTTCCAGACCTTCTCGAACCCGGACAACTACGGCCTCTTCGACGACGTCCTGCCGGCGCTGGATCAGCTGCAAGCCGCCGGCCTGCGGCTGGGGATCATCAGCAACTTCGAGGGGTGGCTGGAAGGCCTCCTGCGAAGACTCGGCATCCTCAACCGCTTCGACGTCGTGGCGATCTCCGGACCGCTTGCCGTCGAGAAGCCCGACCCCCGGATCTTCAAGTGGGCGGTGGAGCAGGCAGGGGTGTCAGCGGACCGCTGCGTGCACGTGGGGGACCAGCCCTACTTCGACGCGGAGGCGGCAACCGCATGCGGACTGCACGGCGTGCTCCTGGACCGCTACGGCCGCTGGCCGGACGTGCGCGAGTTCCCTGTCATCCCCACCCTGCGGGAACTGCCGACGGTTGCGGCACGGCTGGGGGCCTGA
- the coaE gene encoding dephospho-CoA kinase (Dephospho-CoA kinase (CoaE) performs the final step in coenzyme A biosynthesis.): MYVIGLTGGIGTGKTTVSRMLGRRGAHVVDADLLARDVIEPGTPGYDDVAAEFPEAVGQDGQLDRTILARIVFADRERRMKLNSIVHPRVYQKIVDRLRDLAGQDLVVVLDIPLLVESASGSRGLVAEVVVVSASEQTSLDRLEKRGMSRQDAAARMAAQAPISDKEEIADHVIRNEGSLEELEAQVDELWESLRAKAGAGA, from the coding sequence GCAAGACGACGGTCTCCCGCATGCTCGGGCGGCGCGGCGCGCACGTGGTGGACGCCGACCTGCTGGCGCGTGACGTGATCGAGCCCGGCACCCCCGGCTACGACGACGTAGCGGCTGAATTCCCCGAGGCGGTCGGACAGGACGGACAACTCGACCGGACCATCCTCGCCCGGATCGTGTTCGCCGACCGGGAGCGCAGGATGAAGCTGAACTCGATCGTTCACCCCCGCGTGTACCAGAAGATCGTGGACCGGCTCAGGGACCTGGCGGGACAGGACCTCGTAGTCGTGCTCGACATCCCGCTGCTCGTGGAGTCGGCGTCCGGCAGCCGGGGGCTGGTGGCCGAGGTCGTGGTGGTGTCCGCATCCGAACAGACCTCGCTCGACCGGCTCGAGAAGCGCGGCATGTCCAGACAGGACGCCGCCGCGCGGATGGCCGCACAGGCCCCCATCTCCGACAAGGAGGAGATCGCCGACCACGTCATCCGCAACGAAGGCTCGCTGGAGGAGCTGGAGGCCCAGGTGGACGAGCTTTGGGAGTCGCTGCGCGCGAAAGCGGGGGCCGGCGCTTGA